One window of Triticum aestivum cultivar Chinese Spring unplaced genomic scaffold, IWGSC CS RefSeq v2.1 scaffold60258, whole genome shotgun sequence genomic DNA carries:
- the LOC123173685 gene encoding non-specific lipid-transfer protein 4.3-like, whose translation MARGAATQLVLVAMVAAMLLIATDAAISCGQVSPALSPCISYARGNGANPPAACCSGVRSLAGAARSTADKQAACKCIKSAAGGLNAGKAAGIPSKCGVSVPYAISATVDCSKIR comes from the coding sequence ATGGCTCGCGGTGCAGCTACTCAACTCGTGCTGGTCGCCATGGTGGCCGCTATGCTCCTCATAGCCACCGATGCGGCCATCTCCTGCGGTCAGGTCAGCCCGGCCTTGAGCCCGTGCATCTCCTATGCCCGTGGCAACGGCGCTAACCCGCCTGCGGCCTGCTGCAGTGGCGTCAGGAGTCTGGCCGGCGCAGCCCGGAGCACCGCTGACAAGCAAGCGGCGTGCAAGTGCATCAAGAGCGCTGCCGGTGGGCTCAACGCTGGCAAGGCCGCCGGCATCCCCTCCAAGTGCGGCGTCAGCGTCCCCTATGCCATCAGCGCCACCGTCGACTGCTCTAAGATTCGCTGA